From the Oleiharenicola lentus genome, one window contains:
- a CDS encoding CCA tRNA nucleotidyltransferase, producing the protein MKIPPPLHAALAALRSAGGRPRLVGGCVRDWLLGLEPKDFDIEVYGLDYEALGRALGPFGSTDLVGRSFGVLKVRIGGTEYDFSLPRRESKTGAGHRGFAVSPDSNLTEAEAAARRDFTVNAIAYDPIEGRTLDFHGGADDLKKKVLRHTSAAFTEDPLRVLRAFQFAARFEFTLATETAALCRSISDTYGELALERVWGEWDKWALKSAKPSLGLGVLKQTGWLKHFPEIAALDGLPQEPEWHPEGDVFVHTGHCLDALVKLDSWQQGGPATRRLLSFAVLAHDFGKAVTTKQAERRGKLRWTSPEHEAAGGPLAEAFLQRIGAPHDLIEHVRPLVVNHLLHHDGPSEYRDTTVRRLARKVAPATLDDLMAVMRSDHLGRPPLVSAETEKRLGFLRLGAQKLALEHAAPKPLVLGRHLIGLGCHPGPHFKPALDAAFESQLDGAFYDELSGIEWMRNYLRAHPEAVKTPLPRHAPTRPA; encoded by the coding sequence ATGAAAATTCCCCCACCCCTGCACGCCGCCCTGGCTGCCCTGCGTTCAGCCGGCGGACGGCCGCGCTTGGTCGGGGGTTGTGTGCGTGACTGGTTGCTCGGGCTCGAACCGAAGGACTTCGACATCGAGGTCTATGGCTTGGACTACGAGGCGTTGGGCCGGGCACTCGGACCGTTTGGTTCGACCGACCTCGTGGGTCGCAGCTTTGGCGTGCTGAAAGTGCGGATCGGGGGCACGGAATACGACTTCTCGCTACCCCGTCGCGAATCCAAGACCGGCGCCGGCCACCGTGGATTTGCCGTTTCGCCGGACTCAAACCTTACCGAAGCCGAGGCGGCAGCGCGGCGCGACTTCACGGTCAACGCCATCGCCTACGACCCGATCGAGGGCCGGACGCTGGATTTCCACGGTGGTGCCGACGACCTGAAGAAAAAGGTGCTGCGGCACACGAGCGCAGCCTTCACCGAAGACCCGTTGCGCGTGCTGCGGGCCTTCCAGTTTGCCGCGCGATTCGAGTTCACCCTGGCGACGGAAACCGCCGCCCTCTGTCGCTCAATCTCCGACACCTATGGCGAGCTGGCCCTGGAACGCGTTTGGGGCGAATGGGACAAGTGGGCCCTCAAGTCCGCAAAGCCCTCGCTCGGCCTGGGGGTGCTGAAACAGACCGGCTGGCTGAAACATTTCCCGGAAATCGCCGCGCTCGACGGCCTGCCCCAGGAGCCGGAATGGCACCCGGAAGGCGACGTGTTCGTCCATACCGGCCACTGCCTCGATGCGTTGGTCAAACTCGACTCCTGGCAGCAGGGCGGCCCAGCCACGCGCCGGCTGCTGTCGTTCGCCGTGCTGGCTCACGACTTTGGCAAGGCCGTGACGACCAAACAGGCCGAACGCCGCGGCAAGCTGCGCTGGACCAGCCCCGAACACGAAGCCGCCGGCGGCCCGCTGGCTGAGGCCTTCCTGCAGCGCATTGGCGCGCCGCACGACTTGATCGAGCACGTCCGCCCGCTCGTCGTGAACCATCTGCTCCACCACGACGGTCCTTCCGAATACCGCGACACCACGGTGCGGAGACTCGCCCGCAAAGTCGCCCCCGCCACCCTCGACGACCTCATGGCCGTGATGCGCTCCGATCACCTTGGCCGCCCGCCGCTCGTTTCCGCCGAGACCGAGAAGCGGCTGGGGTTCCTGCGTCTCGGAGCCCAGAAACTTGCACTCGAACATGCTGCGCCCAAGCCGCTTGTGCTCGGCCGGCACCTGATTGGGCTTGGTTGCCATCCCGGCCCGCACTTCAAACCTGCGCTCGATGCCGCCTTTGAATCCCAACTTGACGGCGCCTTTTATGACGAACTGTCCGGGATCGAATGGATGCGAAACTATTTACGCGCCCATCCCGAAGCCGTAAAGACTCCCCTCCCACGCCATGCACCAACTCGACCAGCTTAA
- a CDS encoding DUF423 domain-containing protein produces MTSQRLLLIAGLLGFTGVALGAFGAHGLKATLEAGNQLENWKTAVFYQLVHAVALLAIAGKPVSLAKLGGCWLAGVLCFSGSLYWIALGGPVKFLWPVTPFGGLLLLIGWAMLAWSAWRKADA; encoded by the coding sequence ATGACGTCTCAGCGCCTTCTCCTGATCGCAGGTTTGCTCGGTTTCACCGGGGTGGCCTTGGGTGCGTTCGGCGCCCACGGACTGAAAGCCACCTTGGAGGCCGGCAATCAGCTGGAGAACTGGAAGACGGCGGTTTTTTACCAATTGGTCCATGCCGTGGCCCTGCTGGCGATCGCCGGAAAGCCCGTTTCCCTCGCCAAACTCGGGGGGTGTTGGCTGGCGGGGGTCCTCTGTTTCTCCGGGTCGCTCTACTGGATAGCCTTGGGCGGACCGGTTAAGTTTCTCTGGCCGGTGACACCGTTTGGCGGCCTTCTGCTCCTGATCGGCTGGGCCATGCTGGCTTGGTCAGCCTGGCGCAAAGCTGACGCATGA
- the rplM gene encoding 50S ribosomal protein L13: MKTYLAKKETVQPKWYLIDAEGKVLGRLAVKAANILRGRHKPTYTPHVDTGDYVVVINASKVVLTGKKEAVTEYMSFSGYVGGEKYRKLADVRSKKPEFIIKQAVKGMLPSNRLADKMLTKLRVFPGAAHDHEAQNPVKI, encoded by the coding sequence ATGAAAACCTATCTGGCCAAGAAAGAGACCGTGCAGCCCAAGTGGTATCTGATCGATGCCGAAGGCAAAGTGCTGGGCCGTCTCGCCGTTAAAGCCGCCAACATCCTCCGCGGCCGTCACAAGCCCACTTACACGCCCCACGTCGATACCGGTGATTACGTTGTCGTCATCAACGCGAGCAAGGTCGTCCTCACCGGCAAGAAGGAAGCTGTCACCGAGTATATGTCGTTCTCCGGCTATGTCGGCGGCGAGAAATACCGCAAGCTGGCCGATGTCCGCTCCAAGAAGCCCGAGTTTATCATCAAGCAGGCCGTCAAGGGCATGCTCCCGAGCAACCGCCTCGCCGACAAGATGCTGACCAAGCTCCGTGTTTTCCCGGGCGCCGCCCACGACCACGAGGCCCAGAACCCCGTTAAGATCTAA
- the rpsI gene encoding 30S ribosomal protein S9 yields MSAESSVYLGTGRRKTSTARVRLVAGSGQLSVNDRKFETYFTHENFVRRAVAPLTTADAKEKFDVFVNVAGGGISSQSGAVAHGIARALLKFNPELRVTLKKAGHLTRDPREKERKKAGQPGARKRFQFSKR; encoded by the coding sequence ATGAGCGCTGAATCCTCTGTTTACCTCGGCACCGGCCGCCGCAAGACCTCCACGGCCCGCGTCCGCCTCGTCGCCGGCTCCGGCCAGCTGTCCGTCAACGACCGCAAGTTCGAGACCTACTTCACCCACGAAAATTTCGTGCGCCGCGCCGTCGCCCCGCTGACGACCGCCGATGCCAAGGAGAAGTTCGACGTGTTCGTGAACGTTGCCGGTGGCGGCATCAGCAGCCAGTCGGGCGCCGTCGCCCACGGCATCGCCCGCGCCCTCCTCAAGTTCAATCCCGAGCTCCGCGTCACCCTCAAGAAGGCCGGTCACCTCACCCGTGACCCCCGCGAGAAAGAGCGCAAGAAGGCCGGCCAGCCCGGCGCCCGCAAGCGCTTCCAGTTCTCCAAGCGCTAA
- the argC gene encoding N-acetyl-gamma-glutamyl-phosphate reductase produces the protein MNVGIVGASGYSGEVLVKLLLGHPSVKLTAVTSRQHAGKAVASVIPALRGTAAEQLKFSDSDAATVAARNDVDLWFLALPHGAAADFAKALVPAGRKVVDLSADFRIADLATYEKYYGHHHAPELLPNARFILPELTDPKWKSEIKLAAAPGCYPTSTIVPLAPLLKAGVVAKDHIVVNSFSGVSGAGKKAEEQYLYAERAESAKAYGLTKHRHLAEIEEQLSGFAGAKVVLQFNPHLAPMRRGIITTTTVPAAPGATIESLYAAWRAAFAGKPFVSILASGETPDSAYVTGTNRLDLSAVHDARTGNFVITSAVDNLVKGASGQAVQIMNLWLGLPETAGLV, from the coding sequence ATGAATGTCGGCATTGTCGGCGCGTCGGGTTACTCCGGCGAAGTTCTCGTCAAACTCCTCCTCGGTCACCCGTCCGTCAAACTGACGGCGGTCACGTCACGGCAGCACGCAGGCAAGGCCGTGGCCTCCGTGATCCCCGCGCTCCGCGGCACCGCGGCCGAGCAGCTGAAGTTCAGCGATTCCGACGCCGCGACCGTCGCCGCCCGCAACGACGTGGACCTCTGGTTCCTCGCGCTGCCCCATGGCGCCGCCGCCGACTTCGCCAAGGCCCTCGTGCCCGCGGGCCGCAAGGTCGTGGACCTCAGCGCCGACTTCCGCATCGCCGACCTCGCGACCTACGAAAAATACTACGGCCACCACCATGCGCCCGAGTTGCTGCCGAACGCTCGCTTCATTCTGCCTGAACTCACGGACCCGAAGTGGAAGTCCGAGATCAAGCTCGCCGCCGCCCCCGGCTGTTACCCGACGAGCACGATCGTGCCGCTCGCCCCGCTGCTCAAGGCTGGCGTCGTCGCCAAGGACCACATCGTGGTGAATTCCTTTTCCGGCGTCAGCGGCGCGGGCAAGAAGGCCGAGGAGCAATACCTCTACGCCGAACGCGCCGAGAGCGCCAAGGCCTACGGCCTCACCAAGCACCGGCACCTTGCCGAGATCGAGGAACAGCTTTCTGGCTTCGCCGGCGCCAAGGTCGTCCTGCAGTTCAACCCGCACCTCGCTCCCATGCGGCGTGGCATCATCACGACGACGACCGTGCCCGCCGCCCCCGGCGCGACCATCGAGTCGCTCTACGCCGCGTGGCGGGCCGCCTTCGCCGGCAAGCCCTTCGTTTCGATCCTCGCCTCCGGCGAGACGCCCGACTCCGCCTACGTCACCGGCACCAACCGGCTCGATCTCTCCGCTGTCCACGACGCCCGCACGGGCAACTTTGTCATTACCTCCGCGGTGGACAACCTCGTCAAGGGCGCCAGCGGCCAGGCCGTGCAGATCATGAACCTGTGGCTGGGCCTGCCCGAGACCGCGGGGCTGGTCTGA
- the argJ gene encoding bifunctional glutamate N-acetyltransferase/amino-acid acetyltransferase ArgJ, with the protein MSQLTVTPDSAGITDVPGFEAAGVACDIRDKNDLKRLDLALLFSLRPCTAAGTFTTNQVKAAPVLLCQKHLANGGPFHGIVANSGNANACTGPEGLKDAQLTATRIAASLNLKPEQFFVCSTGRIGQPLPMPKLLKGLERTVTDKGRTAEHGTKAANAILTSDTKPKTVTVSFTYDGKKHFVSGIAKGAGMIQPNMATMLAFLATDFSVPRSFLQKTLSEAVAGTFNCITVDGDMSTNDTVLMLANGHSGVSVGDKSPRELRVLFAEAVWKACEALAEKIVSDGEKITKVVELKVLGAASTEDAEKVARAIGNSLLVKSSWYGEDPNWGRLADAAGYAKAKLVEAKLDILYNDTPAMTAGKPHPELKPKWKEIVKAKRFTITLNLHLGKASFRLLASDLTEGYVNYNKSE; encoded by the coding sequence ATGAGCCAACTGACCGTTACCCCTGACAGCGCCGGCATCACCGACGTCCCCGGCTTTGAGGCCGCGGGCGTTGCCTGCGACATCCGCGACAAGAACGACCTCAAGCGCCTCGACCTCGCGCTTCTCTTCTCGCTCCGTCCCTGCACGGCCGCCGGCACCTTCACGACCAACCAGGTCAAGGCCGCCCCCGTGCTGCTCTGCCAGAAGCACCTCGCCAACGGCGGTCCCTTCCACGGCATCGTGGCCAACTCCGGCAACGCCAACGCCTGCACCGGCCCCGAGGGCCTGAAGGACGCCCAGCTCACCGCCACCCGCATCGCCGCCTCGCTCAACCTGAAGCCCGAGCAGTTCTTCGTGTGCTCGACCGGCCGCATCGGCCAGCCGCTGCCGATGCCGAAGCTCCTTAAGGGTCTCGAGCGCACCGTCACCGACAAGGGCCGCACCGCGGAGCACGGCACCAAGGCCGCGAATGCCATCCTCACTTCCGACACGAAGCCCAAGACCGTCACGGTGAGTTTCACCTACGACGGCAAGAAGCACTTCGTTTCCGGCATCGCCAAGGGCGCGGGCATGATCCAGCCCAACATGGCCACGATGCTGGCGTTCCTCGCCACCGACTTCTCCGTGCCGCGCAGCTTCCTGCAGAAGACGCTTTCCGAGGCCGTCGCCGGCACTTTCAACTGCATCACCGTGGACGGCGACATGAGCACCAACGACACCGTGCTCATGCTGGCCAACGGCCACTCCGGCGTCAGCGTGGGCGACAAGAGCCCGCGTGAGCTGCGCGTGTTGTTCGCGGAGGCCGTGTGGAAGGCCTGCGAGGCGCTCGCCGAGAAGATCGTGTCCGACGGCGAAAAGATCACCAAAGTAGTCGAGCTGAAGGTCCTCGGCGCCGCCTCCACCGAGGATGCCGAGAAGGTCGCCCGCGCCATCGGCAACTCGCTGCTCGTGAAGTCGTCCTGGTATGGCGAGGACCCCAACTGGGGCCGTCTGGCCGACGCCGCCGGCTACGCCAAGGCCAAGCTCGTCGAGGCGAAGCTCGACATCCTTTACAACGACACGCCCGCGATGACGGCCGGCAAGCCGCACCCCGAGCTGAAGCCCAAGTGGAAGGAGATCGTGAAGGCCAAGCGCTTCACCATCACGCTCAACCTCCATCTCGGCAAAGCCTCGTTCCGCCTTCTCGCCAGCGACCTCACCGAGGGCTACGTGAACTACAACAAGAGCGAGTGA
- a CDS encoding homospermidine synthase — MLSFTNKILFVGYGAVAECTLPILFKHLKVPAKNVTVMDFADKKEKLAKWIKKGVRYVNDRVTEKNMTTLLAKHVGPGDILIDLAWNIDACEILQWCHDNGVRYINTSTELWDPYKSGSHPTEKTLYWRHMNLRRMTKKWKEKGPTAVIEHGANPGLISHFVKQGLIDIGNKLIKDGKAKGKRAEKIQGLIAAGSFNLLAQELGVKVIHCSERDTQITDKPKQVDEFVNTWSIEGFREEGTTTSEMGWGTHEKTLPKHAFTHKEGPKNQICLAQMGINVWVRSFVPNWNILGMVVRHGEAFTISDALTVWKNGKAVYRPTMHYAYCPCDEAIASLNEMRGYNYHLNENQRIMNDEITDGADVLGALLMGHEYNSWWVGSDLSIQESRRLVPHQNATTMQVAISVVAATMWMIENPEEGVVVPDQMPHDYILKISKPYLGKWISKPYDWTPLKGRDTTFDKYNKPDLDRKDPWQFKNFLVTDAG, encoded by the coding sequence ATGCTTAGCTTCACCAACAAGATCCTGTTCGTCGGTTATGGCGCCGTTGCCGAGTGCACGCTGCCCATCCTCTTCAAGCACCTCAAGGTGCCGGCGAAGAACGTGACCGTGATGGATTTCGCGGACAAGAAGGAGAAGCTCGCGAAGTGGATCAAGAAGGGGGTGCGCTACGTGAACGACCGCGTCACCGAGAAGAACATGACGACGCTGCTCGCGAAGCACGTCGGTCCCGGCGACATCCTCATCGACCTCGCCTGGAACATCGACGCCTGCGAGATCCTCCAGTGGTGCCACGACAACGGCGTGCGCTACATCAACACCTCGACCGAACTCTGGGATCCCTACAAGTCCGGCAGCCACCCGACCGAGAAGACCCTTTACTGGCGCCACATGAACCTGCGCCGCATGACCAAGAAGTGGAAGGAGAAGGGCCCGACCGCCGTCATCGAGCACGGCGCCAACCCCGGCCTCATCTCGCACTTCGTCAAGCAGGGCCTCATCGACATCGGCAACAAGCTCATCAAGGACGGCAAGGCCAAGGGCAAGCGCGCCGAGAAGATCCAGGGCCTCATCGCCGCCGGCTCGTTCAACCTCCTCGCCCAGGAACTCGGCGTGAAGGTCATCCACTGCTCCGAGCGCGACACGCAGATCACCGACAAGCCGAAGCAGGTGGACGAGTTTGTGAACACGTGGTCCATCGAGGGCTTCCGCGAGGAAGGCACCACGACCTCCGAAATGGGCTGGGGCACGCACGAGAAGACGCTCCCGAAGCACGCCTTCACCCACAAGGAAGGCCCCAAGAACCAGATCTGCCTCGCGCAGATGGGCATCAATGTCTGGGTCCGCTCCTTCGTGCCGAACTGGAACATCCTCGGCATGGTCGTCCGTCACGGCGAAGCCTTCACCATCTCCGACGCCCTCACCGTCTGGAAGAACGGCAAGGCCGTGTATCGCCCGACGATGCACTATGCCTACTGCCCGTGCGACGAGGCCATCGCCTCGCTGAACGAGATGCGCGGTTACAACTACCACCTGAACGAAAACCAGCGCATCATGAACGACGAGATCACGGACGGCGCTGACGTGCTCGGCGCACTGCTCATGGGCCACGAATACAACTCGTGGTGGGTCGGCTCCGACCTCAGCATCCAGGAGTCCCGCCGCCTGGTCCCGCACCAGAACGCCACCACCATGCAGGTCGCCATCTCCGTCGTCGCCGCGACGATGTGGATGATCGAGAACCCCGAGGAAGGCGTGGTCGTCCCCGACCAGATGCCGCACGACTACATCCTCAAGATCTCGAAGCCCTACCTCGGCAAGTGGATCTCCAAGCCCTACGACTGGACCCCGCTCAAGGGCCGCGACACGACCTTCGACAAATACAACAAGCCCGACCTCGACCGGAAGGATCCGTGGCAGTTCAAGAACTTCCTGGTCACCGACGCCGGGTAA
- a CDS encoding type III PLP-dependent enzyme, with the protein MISQARLQQLAKQHGTPLFIIDHDALRKAYREFRKHLPRIQVYYAVKANPDPMIVRTLFKEGASFDVASMPEFKIVYDNIKKMPAKQRQQWIWDKIIYANPTKPTDTLEELNKYKPLVTFDNLEEIHKIKQHAPNAGLCLRLKVPNTGAMVELSSKFGAMPGEAVDLILEADRQGLTVEGISFHVGSQTTNFENYVQALSLTANIFQEAKDRGYHKMNLLDIGGGFPAPYDSSVRPFKELAKVINTELDRLFPKDIQVLAEPGRFLAAVTGTSVSSIIGKVVREGKTSYYINDGVYHTYSGVIFDHCKYPVLSFKKGPTSICSVFGPTCDALDVVSMAENLPDLQRGDLVYSVNIGAYSHASATYFNGFPPAKVVHENL; encoded by the coding sequence ATGATCTCCCAAGCCCGGCTCCAGCAGCTCGCCAAGCAGCACGGTACCCCGCTGTTTATCATCGACCACGACGCCCTGCGGAAGGCCTACCGCGAATTCCGCAAGCACCTCCCGCGCATCCAGGTCTATTACGCCGTCAAGGCCAACCCCGACCCGATGATCGTGCGCACCCTGTTCAAGGAGGGCGCGAGCTTCGACGTCGCCTCGATGCCGGAGTTCAAGATCGTTTACGACAACATCAAGAAGATGCCGGCGAAGCAGCGGCAGCAGTGGATCTGGGACAAGATCATCTACGCCAATCCCACGAAGCCGACCGACACGCTCGAGGAGCTGAACAAATACAAGCCGCTCGTCACCTTCGACAACCTTGAGGAGATCCATAAGATCAAGCAGCACGCGCCGAATGCCGGCCTGTGCCTCCGTCTCAAGGTGCCCAACACCGGCGCGATGGTGGAGCTCTCGTCCAAGTTCGGCGCCATGCCGGGCGAAGCCGTGGACCTCATCCTCGAGGCCGACCGCCAGGGCCTGACGGTCGAGGGCATCAGCTTCCACGTCGGCAGCCAGACGACCAACTTCGAGAACTACGTCCAGGCGCTCAGCCTCACGGCCAACATCTTCCAGGAGGCGAAGGATCGCGGTTACCACAAGATGAACCTGCTCGACATCGGTGGCGGCTTCCCGGCCCCGTATGATTCGTCGGTGCGCCCGTTCAAGGAGCTGGCCAAGGTCATCAACACCGAGCTGGACCGCCTTTTCCCGAAGGACATCCAGGTGCTCGCCGAGCCCGGCCGCTTCCTCGCCGCTGTCACCGGCACGAGCGTCTCGTCCATCATCGGCAAGGTCGTGCGCGAGGGGAAGACGAGCTACTACATCAACGACGGCGTCTATCACACCTACTCCGGCGTGATCTTCGACCACTGCAAGTATCCGGTGCTGTCGTTCAAGAAAGGTCCGACCAGCATCTGCTCGGTCTTCGGCCCGACCTGCGACGCGCTCGACGTCGTGTCGATGGCCGAGAACCTGCCCGACCTGCAGCGCGGCGACCTTGTTTACAGCGTCAACATCGGCGCCTACAGCCACGCTTCGGCGACCTATTTCAACGGCTTCCCGCCGGCGAAGGTCGTGCACGAGAATCTCTGA
- the argB gene encoding acetylglutamate kinase, with protein MDIPALIAKAKILHEALPYIQDFRGSTFVVKYGGSFMDDPDPTARQRVATDIAFLAAVGINVVVVHGGGKAISRAMEGSGLKANFINGLRVTDEATIAIVKKTLDEIVNKDVCDVLTAVRANPKGMAGDSVLVCEKLTVDDDGKPVDLGYVGDVTEVKVKMIKKEMADGFMPVISPVAEGLDGKPYNVNADVAAGRVASALRARRLVYMSDVPGLLEDYKNPDTLISTVKIADVEGLKKRGVIDKGMRPKVASAVRALQEGVQRVHFIDGRMPHSLLLEIFTDKGVGTEIVHG; from the coding sequence ATGGACATCCCCGCGCTCATCGCGAAGGCCAAGATCCTCCACGAGGCTCTGCCCTACATCCAGGACTTCCGCGGCTCCACGTTTGTCGTCAAATACGGCGGAAGCTTCATGGACGATCCGGATCCGACCGCGCGCCAGCGCGTCGCCACCGACATCGCCTTCCTCGCGGCCGTGGGCATCAACGTCGTCGTGGTGCACGGCGGCGGCAAGGCCATCAGCCGCGCGATGGAAGGCTCGGGCCTGAAGGCCAATTTCATCAACGGCCTGCGCGTCACCGACGAGGCGACCATCGCCATCGTCAAGAAGACCCTCGACGAGATCGTGAACAAGGACGTCTGCGACGTCCTCACCGCCGTCCGTGCCAACCCTAAGGGCATGGCGGGCGACAGCGTGCTGGTTTGCGAAAAGCTCACCGTGGACGACGACGGCAAGCCCGTCGATCTCGGCTATGTCGGCGACGTGACCGAGGTGAAGGTGAAGATGATCAAGAAGGAGATGGCCGACGGCTTCATGCCTGTCATCTCGCCCGTGGCCGAGGGCCTCGACGGCAAGCCCTACAACGTGAACGCCGACGTCGCCGCCGGCCGCGTCGCCAGCGCCCTGCGCGCCCGCCGGCTGGTTTACATGAGTGACGTGCCCGGCCTGCTCGAGGACTACAAAAATCCTGACACCCTCATCTCGACCGTGAAGATCGCCGACGTCGAGGGCCTCAAGAAGCGCGGCGTCATCGACAAGGGCATGCGCCCCAAGGTCGCCAGCGCCGTCCGCGCCCTCCAGGAAGGCGTGCAGCGCGTCCACTTCATCGACGGCCGCATGCCCCACAGCCTGCTCCTCGAGATCTTCACCGACAAAGGTGTGGGGACCGAAATTGTCCACGGCTGA
- a CDS encoding aspartate aminotransferase family protein: protein MSLPSIVRTNTAELYDAYVMKNYARPALTLVRGQGVSVWDDTGKEYLDFTSGVAVAALGHCHPVWVEAIRRQAGELIHVSNLFRHPNQGELARRIVQHAGPGRVFFCNSGAEANEGLIKLARLHGMKKAGEEGKCIKIICAKNAFHGRTFGGMSATPQEKIQKGFRPLVPGFAFGEINHLQSFVDLVDADTAAIFVETVQGEGGVNPCTDEFLWGLRQLCDQHNLLLMLDEVQCGLGRTGTFYAFQASGIRADAVGMAKGIAGGYPMGAIWTAEKHAELFTPGTHGSTFGGTPLACAAALAVLDVMERENLLEKVRTLGSAWKTELEKLITDFPKHVRAVTGRGYMLGLAMHGDPAPYLAALREAGLLAPSAGGNTIRLLPPLIATKADLDRATALIRGVLAAQK, encoded by the coding sequence ATGTCCCTTCCTTCCATCGTCCGCACCAACACCGCCGAGCTTTATGATGCCTATGTCATGAAGAATTACGCGCGTCCGGCGCTGACGCTGGTGCGCGGGCAGGGCGTGTCGGTCTGGGACGACACCGGCAAGGAATACCTCGATTTCACCTCGGGCGTGGCGGTCGCCGCGCTCGGCCATTGTCATCCGGTCTGGGTCGAAGCCATTCGGCGGCAGGCGGGCGAGCTGATCCACGTCAGCAACCTTTTCCGGCATCCCAACCAGGGCGAGCTCGCGCGGCGCATCGTGCAGCACGCCGGTCCTGGCCGGGTGTTCTTCTGCAACAGCGGCGCCGAGGCCAACGAGGGCCTCATCAAGCTCGCGCGCCTGCACGGCATGAAGAAGGCCGGCGAGGAGGGGAAGTGCATCAAGATCATCTGCGCCAAGAACGCGTTCCACGGCCGCACCTTCGGCGGCATGAGCGCGACGCCGCAGGAAAAAATCCAAAAGGGCTTCCGCCCGCTCGTACCCGGTTTCGCCTTTGGCGAGATCAACCATCTCCAGAGCTTCGTGGACCTCGTGGACGCGGACACCGCGGCGATTTTCGTCGAGACCGTGCAGGGCGAGGGCGGCGTCAATCCCTGCACCGACGAGTTCCTGTGGGGCCTGCGCCAGCTGTGCGACCAGCACAACCTGCTGCTCATGCTCGACGAGGTCCAATGCGGCCTCGGGCGCACGGGGACTTTCTACGCCTTCCAGGCCTCCGGCATCCGCGCCGACGCGGTCGGCATGGCCAAGGGCATCGCCGGTGGCTACCCGATGGGAGCCATCTGGACCGCCGAGAAGCACGCCGAGCTTTTCACGCCCGGCACGCACGGTTCAACCTTCGGTGGCACCCCTCTCGCCTGCGCCGCCGCGCTGGCCGTGCTCGACGTGATGGAACGCGAAAACCTGCTCGAAAAGGTCCGCACCCTGGGTTCCGCGTGGAAGACCGAGTTGGAGAAGCTCATCACCGATTTTCCGAAACACGTGCGCGCCGTCACCGGCCGCGGTTACATGCTCGGGCTCGCAATGCACGGCGACCCGGCGCCGTACCTCGCCGCCCTGCGTGAGGCCGGCCTGCTGGCCCCGAGCGCCGGCGGCAACACCATCCGGCTCCTGCCTCCGCTCATCGCGACCAAGGCCGACCTTGACCGGGCCACGGCGCTCATCCGCGGCGTGCTGGCCGCCCAGAAGTGA
- the argF gene encoding ornithine carbamoyltransferase encodes MRHFLKETDFSRAEVAKLFTSARELKRKRGRHAKPLAGQTWAMIFAKSSTRTRVSFEVAIHELGGNPLFLNTNDIQIGRGETIADTAKVLSRFVHGLVVRTYAQSDLEELAAHGGLPVINALTDYLHPCQIYTDAFTAAERWAGPKGDLLASLRGRKVAFLGDTRFNMANSWILGAHLFGMKVALAGPKGYEPGATIMEEAMRIGAEFDFTTDPYEAVAGADVVYTDVWTSMGQEKERAKRQKLLQPYQVNGKLFAAAKKDALFMHCLPAHAGEEVTQEVLDNPRCIIFDEAENRLHMQKAILGKLSS; translated from the coding sequence ATGCGTCACTTTCTCAAAGAAACCGATTTCTCCCGCGCCGAGGTGGCGAAGCTTTTCACGAGCGCCCGGGAGCTGAAGCGGAAACGCGGCCGGCACGCGAAGCCGCTCGCCGGCCAGACTTGGGCGATGATTTTCGCCAAATCAAGCACCCGCACCCGGGTGTCGTTCGAGGTCGCCATCCACGAGCTCGGCGGCAATCCGCTTTTTCTCAACACGAACGACATCCAGATCGGTCGCGGCGAGACCATCGCGGACACGGCGAAGGTGCTGTCGCGTTTTGTGCATGGCCTGGTCGTGCGCACCTATGCGCAGTCGGACCTGGAAGAACTGGCCGCGCACGGCGGCCTGCCGGTCATCAACGCGCTCACCGATTACCTGCATCCCTGCCAGATCTACACCGATGCCTTCACCGCGGCGGAGCGCTGGGCCGGTCCGAAGGGCGACCTGCTCGCCTCGCTGCGTGGGCGCAAGGTCGCCTTCCTCGGCGACACGCGCTTCAACATGGCCAACTCGTGGATTCTCGGTGCGCACCTCTTCGGCATGAAGGTCGCGCTCGCCGGACCCAAGGGTTACGAGCCCGGCGCGACGATCATGGAGGAGGCCATGCGGATCGGGGCGGAGTTTGATTTCACCACCGATCCTTACGAGGCGGTGGCAGGCGCCGACGTTGTCTATACCGACGTGTGGACGAGCATGGGCCAGGAAAAGGAGAGGGCGAAACGCCAGAAGCTGCTCCAGCCCTACCAGGTGAACGGCAAACTTTTCGCCGCGGCGAAGAAAGACGCGCTCTTCATGCACTGCCTGCCCGCCCATGCCGGCGAGGAGGTCACGCAGGAGGTGCTCGACAACCCGCGCTGCATCATTTTCGACGAGGCCGAAAATCGCCTGCACATGCAGAAGGCCATCCTTGGAAAATTGTCCTCCTGA